One genomic region from Arthrobacter sp. D5-1 encodes:
- a CDS encoding CsbD family protein: protein MGLGDKIENAAEKAGGKGKEAAGAATGDESLRTEGQADQAKGDLKQAGEKVKDAFKKD, encoded by the coding sequence ATGGGATTGGGCGACAAGATTGAGAACGCCGCCGAGAAGGCCGGCGGTAAGGGCAAGGAAGCGGCAGGCGCTGCCACAGGCGATGAGAGCCTGCGGACCGAGGGCCAGGCCGACCAGGCCAAAGGCGATCTGAAGCAGGCCGGCGAGAAGGTCAAGGACGCCTTCAAGAAGGACTGA
- the mobC gene encoding plasmid mobilization relaxosome protein MobC: MPEEEGNTGRPNLSRRRRANSPAGSKKRRDVWVTAEEEAALVARAEREKVTVPNLLVSTALAEGTDSPTERRAIGAELMQLHNLLARSSNNINQLARQANATGSSPLRPVKR; this comes from the coding sequence ATGCCGGAAGAAGAAGGAAATACTGGCCGTCCGAACCTGTCCCGGCGGCGCCGGGCGAACAGTCCGGCCGGGTCGAAGAAGCGCCGTGACGTGTGGGTCACGGCGGAGGAAGAAGCAGCGCTCGTTGCCCGTGCCGAGCGGGAGAAAGTGACGGTCCCGAACCTGTTGGTGTCGACCGCTCTGGCGGAGGGTACTGATTCGCCGACGGAGCGGCGGGCCATCGGTGCCGAGTTGATGCAGTTGCATAACTTGTTGGCGCGTTCGTCGAACAACATCAACCAGCTCGCACGTCAGGCGAACGCGACGGGGAGTTCCCCGTTGAGGCCCGTGAAGCGTTGA
- a CDS encoding Lrp/AsnC family transcriptional regulator, producing MVSDPQKLQQVTLDEVDQRLLGLLSKNSRRTNQSLSEALGLAPSTCLARLKALKESGVIKRFTVEVAPEAMGLPLQALVSVRLRPGARHLMNAFGNELRDLPEIKQFFVLGGADDFLIHITAKNTEHIRQFVLDHLSSNPAVAGTQTNLVFEHGHGTAFGL from the coding sequence ATGGTGTCCGACCCGCAGAAACTGCAGCAGGTGACTCTGGACGAAGTCGACCAGAGGCTTCTGGGTCTGTTGTCCAAGAATTCGAGGCGTACCAATCAGTCGTTGTCGGAAGCCCTGGGGCTTGCGCCGTCAACCTGTCTTGCGCGCCTTAAGGCGCTCAAGGAGTCGGGGGTGATCAAGCGGTTCACCGTCGAAGTCGCACCCGAAGCCATGGGTTTGCCTCTCCAGGCCCTGGTGAGCGTGCGGCTTAGGCCTGGTGCCCGTCACCTCATGAACGCCTTCGGTAACGAGTTGCGGGACCTTCCCGAAATTAAGCAGTTCTTCGTACTGGGCGGTGCCGACGATTTCTTGATCCACATCACGGCCAAAAACACTGAGCACATCCGTCAATTCGTGCTGGACCACTTGTCTTCGAATCCTGCCGTCGCAGGCACCCAGACCAACCTCGTGTTCGAACACGGTCACGGAACCGCCTTCGGCCTCTAG
- a CDS encoding type 1 glutamine amidotransferase has protein sequence MTNQPNLPRGTGTLQALVIQPDFHCPLDRLGGWLHDEGITTRIIQPFSGDVIPDVIQEDALVVLGGDMSSLDDHAYHWLTDIRRLMAAAASQRKPTLGICLGAQLMAQTFGGTVARGDQGLEAGVVEVALRPDAAEDPLMAGLPGPFFAGAMHGDVIEQLPPSAVWLGMTAQYPHQAFRVGEMSWGVQFHPEISPVVYRQWLSLVNENDTVAVERAGRGMKAFENQDQIVREHTEAMARRFAHLVRTTATVATQ, from the coding sequence ATGACCAATCAGCCAAACCTGCCCCGAGGTACCGGTACCCTGCAGGCACTCGTCATACAGCCAGATTTCCACTGCCCGCTGGACCGTCTCGGTGGTTGGCTGCATGACGAGGGAATAACCACCAGAATTATCCAGCCTTTCAGTGGCGACGTGATCCCGGACGTGATCCAGGAGGACGCCCTGGTGGTTCTTGGCGGAGACATGAGCTCCTTGGACGACCATGCCTATCACTGGCTTACCGACATCCGACGCCTTATGGCGGCCGCCGCCAGCCAGAGGAAGCCCACGCTAGGGATCTGCCTTGGAGCTCAGCTGATGGCACAGACGTTCGGCGGGACCGTGGCCAGAGGAGACCAAGGCCTCGAGGCGGGGGTCGTCGAGGTGGCATTACGGCCCGATGCTGCCGAGGATCCCTTGATGGCCGGATTGCCGGGTCCCTTCTTCGCAGGCGCCATGCATGGGGACGTAATCGAACAACTCCCGCCGTCAGCAGTATGGCTCGGGATGACGGCCCAGTATCCGCACCAGGCTTTTCGAGTAGGCGAGATGTCATGGGGAGTTCAGTTTCACCCGGAGATCTCGCCGGTGGTCTACCGCCAGTGGTTGTCCCTGGTCAATGAGAATGACACGGTTGCCGTGGAGCGTGCCGGCCGCGGAATGAAAGCATTCGAGAATCAAGACCAGATCGTGAGGGAGCATACCGAAGCGATGGCGCGACGCTTCGCCCACCTGGTCCGAACCACGGCAACGGTGGCTACTCAGTAA
- a CDS encoding HtaA domain-containing protein, which translates to MMSEPTVERADLGMAWAVKESFVQYVQSMRDGRILVREGAAVTNTRQFYFPFRSLDHSDGHNFVLQFGGEARFLAHHGLMSVSICNPKIIVGPDGACLSIEQGNEIVHLAHLDLPAVSVEDGINMWANVPVALTSAGAAVFADSYSAGETLAPLTMRAPSFVEVS; encoded by the coding sequence ATGATGTCCGAACCTACTGTGGAAAGAGCAGATCTCGGCATGGCCTGGGCGGTGAAAGAGAGCTTTGTACAGTACGTGCAGTCTATGCGCGATGGACGCATACTCGTGCGCGAGGGTGCTGCCGTGACAAATACCCGGCAGTTCTATTTCCCGTTCAGAAGCCTGGATCATTCTGACGGGCACAACTTTGTGCTCCAGTTCGGTGGAGAGGCCCGCTTCCTCGCCCATCACGGGCTTATGTCGGTCTCGATTTGCAACCCAAAAATAATAGTCGGGCCCGACGGGGCATGCTTGTCCATCGAACAAGGAAACGAGATTGTGCACCTCGCCCATCTCGACTTGCCGGCGGTGTCGGTGGAGGACGGCATCAATATGTGGGCAAATGTCCCGGTAGCTCTGACCAGCGCAGGAGCGGCTGTTTTCGCAGATAGCTATTCAGCCGGAGAAACACTGGCTCCGCTGACCATGAGGGCACCATCCTTTGTGGAAGTATCCTGA
- a CDS encoding MFS transporter, whose protein sequence is MLVIATTQMMLVLDDSIVNIALPSIQRELGVEALHLPWVVNAYILAFGALLLLGGRLGDLWGRRRTLQLGIAIFVVASLAGGLGQTTEMLIIARAAQGLGAAMAAPNALALISTTFPDRKMRDTALSLYGAMSALGLVIGLLLGGVLTNTLGWRWVFFINIPIGLLVFLGSRTLPATRGHHRQPGILGAVLATGGMVALVYAITRFGEAGFTDLAALALFGASAVLLLAFTLTQARSKNPLVPLSLFRDRNRAGAYATMLLLAIGPMGTFYVVTLYLQQVQQFSPLQTGAAWLPFAAGLILGAGSAPKLLLKIAPRLVAATGALLSAVAALWFSAIAENASYWLHLAPAMFVLALGFGLGVIALTQAAVYLVDQDKAGIASALLNSAQQIGVALGLAVLAAVAATISVPQEHAGVSPGAALTAGYSTALLGAAAILVMAGVLALTTLNGHPTPETQNSDTSTDELTV, encoded by the coding sequence TTGCTGGTCATAGCAACTACCCAGATGATGCTGGTGCTGGATGACTCGATTGTGAACATTGCGCTGCCTAGCATCCAGCGGGAGCTGGGCGTGGAAGCCCTTCACCTGCCGTGGGTTGTAAACGCCTATATCCTGGCGTTCGGCGCACTCCTCCTGCTGGGCGGGCGTCTCGGCGACTTGTGGGGCCGGCGGCGCACCTTGCAGCTGGGCATCGCAATCTTCGTAGTGGCTTCCTTGGCCGGAGGGCTCGGGCAAACCACAGAAATGCTCATCATCGCCAGGGCCGCGCAGGGATTGGGTGCAGCTATGGCAGCCCCCAACGCCTTGGCGCTGATCTCAACGACATTCCCTGACCGTAAGATGCGCGACACAGCGCTGTCCCTTTATGGGGCGATGTCCGCCCTCGGCCTCGTCATTGGCCTGCTCCTTGGAGGCGTCCTGACGAACACCCTCGGCTGGCGCTGGGTGTTCTTCATCAACATCCCCATCGGTCTGCTCGTTTTCCTGGGCAGCCGGACCCTCCCGGCCACCCGCGGTCACCACAGACAGCCCGGCATCCTCGGCGCGGTACTGGCCACCGGCGGAATGGTCGCACTCGTGTACGCCATCACACGTTTCGGTGAGGCCGGATTCACTGATCTGGCAGCACTGGCACTCTTCGGCGCTTCCGCCGTCCTGCTCCTGGCGTTCACACTCACTCAGGCTCGCAGCAAAAACCCCCTGGTGCCCCTAAGCCTCTTCAGGGACCGCAACCGTGCCGGCGCCTACGCCACCATGCTGCTGCTCGCCATCGGCCCGATGGGCACTTTCTACGTCGTCACCCTCTACCTCCAGCAGGTCCAGCAATTCAGCCCGCTCCAGACCGGTGCCGCCTGGCTGCCATTCGCTGCCGGACTCATACTGGGCGCCGGTAGCGCCCCGAAGCTTCTGCTGAAGATAGCGCCGCGCCTCGTCGCTGCAACCGGGGCACTCCTCAGCGCCGTCGCGGCGCTCTGGTTTTCCGCCATCGCCGAGAACGCCAGCTACTGGCTCCACTTGGCTCCAGCCATGTTCGTGCTCGCCCTCGGATTCGGCCTGGGCGTCATTGCGCTCACACAGGCCGCCGTTTACCTCGTTGACCAGGACAAGGCAGGCATCGCCTCGGCACTGCTCAACTCAGCCCAGCAGATCGGCGTCGCTCTCGGCCTAGCCGTACTGGCCGCTGTCGCGGCCACCATCTCAGTGCCGCAGGAACACGCCGGCGTCAGCCCCGGGGCAGCCCTCACAGCGGGATACAGTACAGCGTTGCTAGGCGCCGCCGCTATTCTCGTCATGGCTGGAGTACTGGCCCTAACAACGCTCAATGGACACCCAACACCCGAAACCCAAAACTCCGACACAAGCACTGACGAACTAACAGTCTGA